One window of Microbacterium sp. Root61 genomic DNA carries:
- a CDS encoding ABC transporter permease, translating into MATASVSTRAPASARSDTWLRILAPVVVGILVLGAWQFLVSVVGVSDYLLPSPAAIAEQFVQFWPAILSATLITGTNALIGLVVGSILGILLAALASRWSVLDLMSAPVVASLAVIPIVALAPVLNSMFGADSQFGRQAIAALASFVPVFLNTLRGFRQVIPVHRDLMRAYAADGGQILRTVTLPTAVPFVFTGIRIASSLAVISALVAEYFGGPRGGLGGMISTSAATSAYARAWAYVFAAILLGLLFYVVTLLLERLATRRRGT; encoded by the coding sequence ATGGCCACGGCATCCGTCTCCACCCGCGCACCGGCGTCGGCCCGCAGCGATACGTGGCTGCGCATCCTCGCACCGGTCGTGGTGGGAATCCTCGTGCTGGGCGCGTGGCAGTTCCTGGTGAGCGTCGTCGGGGTCAGCGACTACCTCCTGCCGAGCCCCGCCGCGATCGCGGAGCAGTTCGTGCAGTTCTGGCCGGCGATCCTCTCGGCGACCCTCATCACGGGAACGAATGCCCTCATCGGCCTCGTCGTGGGGTCGATCCTCGGCATCCTCCTCGCGGCCCTCGCCTCACGCTGGAGCGTGCTCGACCTGATGAGCGCTCCCGTCGTGGCGAGCCTGGCCGTGATCCCGATCGTCGCACTGGCACCCGTGTTGAACTCGATGTTCGGCGCCGACAGTCAGTTCGGTCGGCAGGCGATCGCCGCGCTCGCGTCGTTCGTGCCCGTGTTCCTCAATACCCTGCGCGGCTTCCGGCAGGTGATCCCCGTGCACCGCGATCTGATGCGGGCCTACGCGGCCGACGGCGGTCAGATCCTCCGGACCGTCACACTGCCGACCGCGGTGCCGTTCGTCTTCACTGGGATCCGTATCGCGTCGTCGCTCGCCGTCATCTCAGCCCTCGTGGCGGAGTACTTCGGCGGGCCGCGCGGCGGACTGGGCGGCATGATCTCCACCTCGGCGGCCACCAGTGCCTACGCCCGCGCCTGGGCGTACGTCTTCGCCGCCATCCTGCTCGGCCTGCTCTTCTACGTCGTCACCCTGCTGCTCGAGCGGCTCGCCACGAGGCGCCGCGGCACCTGA
- a CDS encoding TIGR03842 family LLM class F420-dependent oxidoreductase, whose product MDFGAVLQTNPPASRTIALAKLAEQHGFSHVWTFDSHLLWQEPYVIYSQILAETRKVTVGPFVTNPATRDWTVTASVFATLNEMYGNRTVVGIGRGDSAVRVTNGKPTTLKELRESIHVIRELGNSREVEYNGATLRFPWSVGSSLEVWVAAYGPLALKLAGEVGDGFILQLADIDIARWMITTVRDAAEKAGRDPASVKICVAAPFYIGEDRAHMRDQCRWFGGMVGNHVADIVAKYGEHGAVPDALTDYIKGRQDYDYNEHGRSGNTHTQFVPDEIIDRFCLLGTAEEHIAKLQQLKELGVDQFAGYLQHDNKEETLRVYGETVIPALAEHLTAKS is encoded by the coding sequence ATGGACTTCGGAGCCGTCCTTCAGACCAATCCACCGGCCTCGCGTACGATCGCGCTGGCCAAGCTCGCCGAACAGCACGGGTTCTCCCACGTGTGGACGTTCGACTCGCACCTGCTCTGGCAGGAGCCGTACGTCATCTACAGCCAGATCCTCGCCGAGACCCGCAAAGTGACGGTGGGTCCGTTCGTGACCAACCCCGCCACCCGGGACTGGACGGTCACAGCCTCGGTGTTCGCGACACTCAACGAGATGTACGGCAATCGCACGGTCGTCGGGATCGGACGGGGCGACTCGGCCGTGCGGGTCACGAACGGCAAGCCGACGACGCTGAAGGAACTGCGCGAGTCGATCCACGTGATCCGGGAGCTCGGCAACTCGCGGGAGGTGGAGTACAACGGCGCCACCCTGCGCTTCCCCTGGTCCGTCGGCAGCAGCCTCGAGGTGTGGGTCGCGGCCTACGGTCCCCTCGCGCTGAAGCTGGCGGGGGAGGTGGGCGACGGATTCATCCTCCAGCTCGCCGACATCGACATCGCGCGCTGGATGATCACGACGGTGCGGGATGCCGCGGAGAAGGCCGGCCGCGACCCCGCGAGCGTGAAGATCTGCGTGGCCGCGCCGTTCTACATCGGCGAGGATCGTGCGCACATGCGCGATCAATGCCGCTGGTTCGGCGGCATGGTGGGCAACCACGTCGCCGACATCGTTGCGAAGTACGGCGAGCACGGCGCCGTGCCGGACGCCCTCACCGACTACATCAAGGGCCGGCAGGACTACGACTACAACGAGCACGGGCGCTCCGGCAACACGCACACCCAGTTCGTGCCGGACGAGATCATCGACAGGTTCTGCCTGCTCGGCACGGCGGAGGAGCACATCGCCAAGCTGCAGCAGTTGAAGGAGCTCGGCGTCGACCAATTCGCCGGCTACCTCCAGCACGACAACAAGGAGGAGACCCTCCGCGTCTACGGGGAGACGGTGATCCCGGCGCTCGCCGAGCATCTGACGGCGAAGTCGTGA
- a CDS encoding ABC transporter permease, with amino-acid sequence MTSSFDTATIAAPPGAPRRTARSGRGGLKWLWGAVGLLVVVVVWELYKLLAPADGVLIGGLRVLPRTTDLAMPHVWDMAARFLAPVTSAPGARPLWQEVALSALLTLGIAAVGWLVGVVVGIGLAIVMQRWRLAEWGLLPWIVLSQTVPLIAFAPIVKSWGSRVQIGAFEWQDWMSVALIASYLAFFPIAVGALKGLQSPDRIHTELMHTYAAGYWSTLTRLRFPAAVPYLIPALRLGAANAVVGAVVAEVSTGLQGGIGRILIQYAGQASGDPAKAWGPIFGAIVLGLVAAGSVALLGVILKNYRRVEVSA; translated from the coding sequence GTGACGTCATCCTTCGACACCGCGACGATCGCGGCACCGCCCGGGGCGCCGCGCAGGACGGCGCGTTCCGGCCGCGGCGGACTGAAGTGGCTGTGGGGCGCGGTCGGGCTGCTCGTCGTCGTCGTGGTCTGGGAGCTGTACAAGCTGCTCGCGCCCGCCGACGGCGTGCTGATCGGCGGACTTCGAGTGCTTCCCCGGACGACCGATCTCGCGATGCCGCATGTGTGGGACATGGCGGCACGATTCCTCGCGCCGGTGACCAGCGCCCCGGGTGCTCGGCCGCTCTGGCAGGAGGTCGCGCTGTCCGCGCTGCTCACCCTCGGGATCGCCGCTGTCGGCTGGCTCGTCGGGGTCGTGGTCGGGATCGGCCTGGCGATCGTGATGCAGCGGTGGCGCCTCGCGGAGTGGGGGCTGCTGCCGTGGATCGTGCTCAGCCAGACGGTGCCGCTCATCGCCTTCGCGCCCATCGTGAAGAGCTGGGGCTCCCGCGTGCAGATCGGTGCGTTCGAGTGGCAGGACTGGATGAGCGTGGCGTTGATCGCCAGCTATCTCGCGTTCTTCCCGATCGCGGTCGGCGCGCTGAAGGGGCTGCAGTCGCCCGATCGGATCCACACCGAGCTGATGCACACCTACGCGGCCGGCTATTGGTCCACACTGACACGGCTGAGGTTCCCCGCGGCCGTGCCCTACCTGATCCCGGCCCTGCGGCTCGGTGCCGCCAATGCCGTGGTCGGCGCGGTTGTGGCCGAGGTCTCGACCGGCCTGCAGGGCGGAATCGGCCGCATCCTGATCCAATACGCCGGCCAGGCGTCCGGTGATCCGGCCAAGGCGTGGGGCCCCATCTTCGGGGCGATCGTGCTGGGCCTGGTCGCCGCAGGGTCGGTGGCGCTGCTCGGCGTCATCCTCAAGAACTACCGACGTGTGGAGGTCAGCGCGTGA
- the hydA gene encoding dihydropyrimidinase gives MATTLITGGTVVSATGRGAADVLIDGERIVAVLEPGSQLLGTDLAASVDTVINASGKYVIPGGIDAHTHMELPFGGTAASDTFETGTRAAAWGGTTTIIDFAVQKYGERIQDGLAAWHAKAAGNCAIDYGFHQIIGGVDADALAAMPGLIDEGITSFKLFMAYPGVFYSDDAQVLKAMQVSRATGMLTMMHAENGPVIDVLAEQLYAEGKSDPYFHGIARAWQMEEEATHRAIMLANLTGAPLYVVHVSAKQAVEQLAAARDKGQNAFGETCPQYLYLSLEEQLGASSPEWGRFEGAKWVCSTPLRSHEEGHQKSMWQALRTNDLQMVSTDHCPFCMKDQKELGLGDFRKIPNGIGSVEHRMDLMYQGVVTGEITLERWVELTSTTPARMFGLYGTKGVIAPGADADIVIYDPNGHTSIGYGKTHHMNMDHSAWEGFEIDGHVDTVVSRGRVIVDDNQYLGAAGHGKYLRRGLSQYLI, from the coding sequence ATGGCAACCACACTCATCACAGGCGGCACGGTCGTCAGCGCGACCGGCCGCGGCGCGGCCGATGTCCTCATCGACGGCGAGCGCATCGTGGCGGTACTCGAGCCCGGCTCGCAATTGCTCGGCACCGACCTGGCCGCATCCGTCGACACCGTCATCAACGCGAGCGGCAAATACGTCATCCCGGGCGGCATCGACGCGCACACCCACATGGAGCTGCCCTTCGGGGGCACCGCCGCGTCGGACACGTTCGAGACCGGCACCCGAGCGGCGGCATGGGGCGGAACGACGACGATCATCGACTTCGCCGTCCAGAAGTACGGCGAGCGCATCCAGGACGGGCTCGCGGCGTGGCATGCGAAAGCGGCGGGCAACTGCGCCATCGACTATGGCTTCCACCAGATCATCGGGGGAGTGGATGCCGATGCTCTGGCCGCGATGCCGGGGCTGATCGACGAGGGCATCACGAGCTTCAAGCTGTTCATGGCGTATCCGGGGGTGTTCTACTCCGATGATGCGCAGGTGCTGAAGGCGATGCAGGTCTCCCGCGCCACGGGCATGCTGACGATGATGCACGCCGAGAACGGCCCGGTCATCGACGTGCTCGCCGAGCAGCTGTATGCCGAGGGCAAGAGCGATCCGTACTTCCACGGCATCGCCAGGGCCTGGCAGATGGAGGAGGAGGCGACCCACCGCGCCATCATGCTGGCCAACCTCACCGGTGCACCGCTCTACGTGGTGCACGTGAGCGCGAAGCAGGCCGTCGAGCAGCTGGCGGCGGCGCGCGACAAGGGCCAGAACGCGTTCGGCGAGACCTGCCCGCAGTACCTGTACCTGTCGCTGGAGGAGCAGCTCGGCGCGAGCAGCCCCGAATGGGGACGCTTCGAAGGGGCGAAGTGGGTCTGCTCGACACCGCTGCGCTCCCACGAGGAGGGTCACCAGAAGTCGATGTGGCAGGCGCTGCGGACCAACGACCTGCAGATGGTCTCCACCGACCACTGCCCCTTCTGCATGAAGGACCAGAAGGAGCTCGGTCTCGGCGACTTCCGCAAGATCCCGAACGGCATCGGGTCGGTCGAGCACCGGATGGACCTCATGTACCAGGGCGTGGTCACCGGAGAGATCACCCTGGAGCGCTGGGTCGAGCTGACCAGCACCACCCCGGCCCGCATGTTCGGCCTGTACGGCACGAAGGGGGTCATCGCGCCCGGCGCAGACGCCGACATCGTGATCTACGACCCGAACGGACACACCTCGATCGGGTACGGCAAGACGCACCACATGAACATGGACCACTCGGCCTGGGAGGGCTTCGAGATCGACGGTCACGTGGACACCGTCGTCTCGCGCGGGCGGGTCATCGTCGACGACAACCAGTACCTGGGGGCCGCCGGCCACGGGAAGTACCTTCGCCGCGGTCTGAGCCAGTACCTGATCTAG
- a CDS encoding ABC transporter substrate-binding protein: MRHSTRRLLAAGALTLVGALVMTACSGGSSGGASDSAAPEGELTSVKLQLQWLPQGQFAGYFAAVDQGFFEEEGLDVEIIPSGGDIVPQDALANGDVDYAIAWVPKVLGSIEAGANLTDIAQIFQRSGTLQVSWADSGITSVADFEGKKIGSWGFGNEWEIFAAMAAEGLDASTVQIITQDFNMNAFLQGDIDAAQAMTYNEYAQLLETTNPDTGELYQPEDFNVISYEDTEGAMLQDAIWADTARLADDQDYQDTTVKFLKAVIKGWVYAAENPQEASDITIAAGSGWGPSHELWMVNETNKLIWPSPDGIGIIDEAAWTKTVEGALAAVNETGAHLITEEPPATAFSNEWIQKALDELADSGLDLTGESFTPIEVTLTEGGQ; encoded by the coding sequence ATGAGACACAGCACACGTCGCCTCCTGGCGGCCGGAGCGCTCACCCTCGTGGGCGCACTCGTCATGACCGCCTGTTCGGGTGGATCCAGCGGAGGCGCATCGGACAGCGCCGCGCCCGAGGGCGAGCTCACATCGGTGAAGCTGCAGCTGCAGTGGTTGCCGCAGGGCCAGTTCGCCGGCTACTTCGCCGCCGTGGATCAGGGCTTCTTCGAGGAGGAGGGACTGGACGTCGAGATCATCCCGTCCGGCGGCGACATCGTGCCGCAGGACGCGTTGGCCAACGGCGACGTCGACTATGCGATCGCGTGGGTGCCGAAGGTGCTCGGCTCGATCGAGGCGGGAGCGAACCTCACCGACATCGCGCAGATCTTCCAGCGCTCCGGCACTCTCCAGGTGTCCTGGGCCGATTCGGGGATCACCTCGGTGGCCGACTTCGAGGGGAAGAAGATCGGATCGTGGGGCTTCGGCAACGAGTGGGAGATCTTCGCGGCGATGGCCGCGGAAGGACTCGACGCCAGCACGGTGCAGATCATCACGCAGGACTTCAACATGAACGCCTTCCTGCAGGGCGACATCGACGCGGCACAGGCGATGACCTACAACGAGTACGCGCAGCTGCTGGAGACGACGAACCCGGACACGGGTGAGCTGTACCAGCCGGAGGACTTCAACGTCATCAGCTACGAGGACACCGAGGGCGCCATGCTGCAGGACGCCATCTGGGCCGACACGGCTCGCCTCGCCGACGACCAGGACTACCAGGACACCACTGTCAAGTTCCTCAAGGCCGTCATCAAGGGCTGGGTCTACGCGGCGGAGAACCCGCAGGAGGCGTCGGACATCACCATCGCGGCCGGCTCCGGCTGGGGCCCCAGCCACGAGCTGTGGATGGTGAACGAGACGAACAAGCTGATCTGGCCGTCGCCCGACGGCATCGGCATCATCGATGAAGCAGCCTGGACCAAGACGGTCGAAGGGGCTCTCGCTGCGGTCAACGAGACCGGGGCTCACCTCATCACCGAGGAGCCGCCCGCGACGGCGTTCTCCAACGAATGGATCCAGAAGGCGCTCGACGAACTCGCCGACTCCGGGCTCGACCTGACGGGGGAGAGCTTCACACCGATCGAGGTCACCCTCACCGAGGGCGGCCAGTAG
- a CDS encoding ABC transporter ATP-binding protein, with product MSASEATPGTAAVEVVGVDKTFETRSGQVHALQGIDLTVAAGEFVSLIGPSGCGKSTLMRLIADLDQPTEGDIRVFGKTADRARRDQDYGIAFQQAGLLPWRTVSGNVSLPLEVHRTDAGSRRARVAQLLEMVGLSDFADRYPDQLSGGMQQRVAIARALAESPSLLLMDEPFGALDEMTRERMQTELVRICAETGAAVVFVTHSIPEAVFLSDRVVVMSPRPGRIQQILPMALQATEARTEDLREDTSFFEMVTAVREALHQGTPTAKGVETR from the coding sequence GTGAGCGCGAGTGAGGCAACGCCCGGAACTGCCGCGGTCGAAGTAGTGGGGGTCGACAAGACGTTCGAGACCCGGAGCGGCCAGGTGCACGCCCTGCAGGGGATCGACCTGACCGTCGCGGCCGGCGAGTTCGTCTCGTTGATCGGGCCGTCCGGCTGCGGCAAGTCGACTCTCATGCGGCTGATCGCCGACCTCGATCAGCCCACTGAGGGCGACATCCGGGTGTTCGGCAAGACGGCCGATCGCGCACGTCGTGACCAGGACTACGGCATCGCGTTCCAGCAAGCGGGTCTGCTCCCGTGGCGCACCGTGTCGGGCAACGTCTCGCTCCCCCTGGAAGTGCACCGGACGGATGCCGGGTCCCGCCGCGCGCGCGTGGCCCAATTGCTCGAGATGGTCGGGCTGTCCGACTTCGCCGACCGCTACCCCGACCAGCTGTCGGGCGGGATGCAGCAGCGGGTCGCGATCGCCCGTGCGCTCGCCGAGAGCCCGAGCCTGCTGCTGATGGACGAGCCGTTCGGCGCGCTCGATGAGATGACCCGCGAGCGGATGCAGACGGAGCTCGTGCGGATCTGTGCGGAGACGGGGGCAGCCGTGGTCTTCGTCACGCACTCGATCCCGGAGGCGGTGTTCCTCTCCGATCGCGTCGTCGTGATGTCGCCGCGTCCGGGGAGGATCCAGCAGATCCTGCCGATGGCGCTGCAGGCCACCGAGGCTCGCACGGAGGACCTGCGCGAGGACACGTCCTTCTTCGAGATGGTCACCGCGGTCCGTGAGGCCCTCCACCAGGGGACCCCGACCGCCAAGGGGGTGGAGACCCGCTGA